The genomic interval GCCGAGCTGGCGCAACGAATCGCCGCCGGCGACGTTCCGGATCAGCCCGTTCGCCTCACTTGGCGAGACGCTTGAGCCTCCTTTCACGGCATGCCGGCCACCCCGTGCGGCGAGCACGCCGATGCGTGGAGGCCGCGCGCTTGCCCGGCCGGCACCAGGGATCGGCTCCCCCGGCTTTCGCCTGCGCCGTCGGCCACACGCCATGTGCGCAAGCGCATCCGCCGGAGGGGATGGATTCGGCGGGTCAGACCGTTTGGTAAGCGCGTCACCAACACAGCAAGGATGAAAGGACAACCGCCCATGTTTCCTCAGGTTCTGACCGACGGTTACCGCAGCTTCCTTGGCGAGCGGCTGCCGAACGAACGGCGCAAGTACGAGACGCTCGGCAAGGAAGGCCAGGAGCCTGAAGTGCTTCTGATCGGCTGCTGCGACAGCCGCGTCGCCCCGGAAGTGATCTTCGATACGGGCCCGGGCCAGATCTTCACGATCCGCAACGTGGCCAACATCGTGCCGCCCGCCGAGCGCGACGGCGGCTATCACGGCACCTCTTCGGCGATCGAGTTCGCGGTGCAGGCACTGAAGGTGAAGCACATCGTCGTGCTCGGCCACGCCACCTGCGGCGGCATCAAGGCGGCCGGTCTCGGCGCCGACCCGCTCTCCGCGGGCAACTTCATCGGCCGCTGGGTCTCGCTGGTGAAGCCGGCCAAGGAGAAACTCACCGCATCCGGCGACACCCCGGACAAGGACGGCTTCCTCACCCGCCTCGAATACACGATGATCGGGCAGAGCCTCGAGAACCTGATGACCTTCGACTTCATCCGCGAGGCGGTCGAGGCGGGCAAGCTGCATCTGCACGGCGCGCATTTCGGCATCGAGACGGGTGAACTGCGCATCCGCGATCCGAAGACCGGCGAGTTCGAATCCGTGGTCTCCCGCGACGGCCAGACGCTCGCGGCGTCCGCCCTGATCGGCTGCACCGCGGCTTAAAACAGCCTGTGTGAGGTCTTCTGCGGCCGTCCCCATCGGTCTCGTATGCCAACACGAGGTCCGCTCGGCGGGGAGCCGGGTGCAGAGCCGGTGCAGGCAGGCCTGGACGAAGCGGTCCGCTCTCCGGAGCGGGCCGTCTCGTCGGGACGTCGGGATGCGACGCCGACCCGCGGGGGCTCGTGGGAATCGGTTGGCATTGGCGGACGGGCGGCGGGGCGAGCGCTGCCGACCGGCTTTGCGCCTTCTATTCCTGCCCGGCGGCCTCGACCGCCCCCGCGCGGCGCCGGTCGAAATAGGACACGGCGCTCTGCTGCGGCAGGGCGAGCGCGTCGCGGTAGGCCGCCGAGGCGAGCGCCGCGAAGGGGCCGTTGCGGTAGAAGCGGGCATGGTGGCCGTAGGTGATCGTGGCGCCGTCGGGCCCGACGACGTGCCCGCCGGCCATGGTCAGCACGTGGTCGCCGGCCGCCGTGTCCCACTCCATGGTGGGGACGCAGCGCACGTAGATGTCCGCCTCGCCCGCCGCGATCAGGCAGAACTTGAGCGCCGAGGAAGCGACCCGCCGCTCGCCGACCGGCAGCTGTTCCAGGCAGGCATCGGTGTCGCTGTCGCCGTGCAGGCGGCTGACGAGGGCGACGAGACCGTCGGCGGGGGCCGGGCGCACGCTCACCGGCCGGAACGTGCCCGGCCGCCCCTCGCGGATCGGCGCCTCGCGGGCGGTGGTGCCCGCCGCCCAGACCCGGCCGAGCCCCGGCGCCGCCAAAGCGGCGGCGACCGGGCGGTCTCCCTGAATGAGGCCGATATTGACGCAGTACTGTTCGCTGCCGGCCAGGAAGTCGCGGGTGCCGTCGAGCGGATCGACGAGGAAGAACAGCGAGGCGGGCTGCGCGGTGCAGGAGGTCTCCTCGGCGATCACCGGGATGCCGGGGAAAGCGTGTCCCAGGGCCGTGACGATCAGCTCCTCGGAGCGGGTGTCGGCGAGGCTGGCCGGCGAGCCGTCGGGCTTGATGACGTGCGGGCAGTCGCTGCCGTGATACCCCCGCAGGATGCGCCCGGCCTCGCAGGCGATTCCGGCCAGTTGCTCCGCGATGGCGTCCCGCATCGCGGCCGGAACGGGGGCCGTCAGGGATGCCGGCGGGACGGCCAGGGTGGGAGCGGGGGCGGTCATCGCAATGTCTTCAATGAAGGAAAGGGGCTTGTCGATCCGAAGCCTGAGCAAATCCGGTGCGCAAGCCTGCGTGACCCGGTCCCCATGAGCGCCGGTTGCGGCGAATTGGGGACACCTGTGCCGTCGCGGCGGCCTTGTCCGGGAAAGGCGCGCCGCAATGGGGATCGACGATTGGCCGTGGCGCCCTCGCGCGCGACCGGCGAGCCGGACGGATTGATGTCGCCGGCTTTCCAAAGCGGCCGCCGGTGACTATTCGCTTGGCCCTATCCGGTGTCCGCGGCATCCGAGGGGGCAGGCCACCTCCGCGATCGACGACACCTCGCGACACCACTTTCGAATAGCCGGTTTCGACAACCGGGAACGGAGCGCGCCATGAGCGGTAGTATGAGCGGTACCAGCAGCCTCACCCTCGACGCCCTCGATCTCTCGGCGCTGCTGTGCTCGCGCGTGTGCCACGACGTGATCAGCCCGATCGGCGCGATCGTGAACGGGCTCGAAGTGCTGGAGGACGACGACGACCCCTCGATGCGCGAATTCGCGCTGGAGTTGATCCGCAAGAGCGCGCGCACTGCCTCGGCCCGGATCCAGTTCGCCCGTATCGCCTTCGGCGCGGCGGGCTCGGCCGGCGCCTCGATCGATCTGGCCGATGCCGAGAAGGTCTCGAAGGCCATGTTCGCCGACGAGAAGACGCAGATCGCCTGGAGCGCGCCTCAGGCGCTGTTTCCGAAGAACAAG from Methylobacterium sp. AMS5 carries:
- a CDS encoding carbonic anhydrase translates to MFPQVLTDGYRSFLGERLPNERRKYETLGKEGQEPEVLLIGCCDSRVAPEVIFDTGPGQIFTIRNVANIVPPAERDGGYHGTSSAIEFAVQALKVKHIVVLGHATCGGIKAAGLGADPLSAGNFIGRWVSLVKPAKEKLTASGDTPDKDGFLTRLEYTMIGQSLENLMTFDFIREAVEAGKLHLHGAHFGIETGELRIRDPKTGEFESVVSRDGQTLAASALIGCTAA
- a CDS encoding 3'(2'),5'-bisphosphate nucleotidase CysQ codes for the protein MTAPAPTLAVPPASLTAPVPAAMRDAIAEQLAGIACEAGRILRGYHGSDCPHVIKPDGSPASLADTRSEELIVTALGHAFPGIPVIAEETSCTAQPASLFFLVDPLDGTRDFLAGSEQYCVNIGLIQGDRPVAAALAAPGLGRVWAAGTTAREAPIREGRPGTFRPVSVRPAPADGLVALVSRLHGDSDTDACLEQLPVGERRVASSALKFCLIAAGEADIYVRCVPTMEWDTAAGDHVLTMAGGHVVGPDGATITYGHHARFYRNGPFAALASAAYRDALALPQQSAVSYFDRRRAGAVEAAGQE